One part of the Paenibacillus silvisoli genome encodes these proteins:
- the rplK gene encoding 50S ribosomal protein L11, producing the protein MAKKVIKLVKLQVPAGKANPAPPIGPALGQAGVNIMAFCKEFNARTADQAGLIIPVVITVFEDRSFTFETKTPPAAVLLRVAAKIAKGSGEPNKKKVATVKRSVVREIAEQKMPDLNAASVEAAMRMVEGTARSMGVVVED; encoded by the coding sequence ATGGCAAAAAAGGTCATCAAGTTGGTTAAACTGCAAGTTCCAGCGGGTAAAGCGAATCCGGCTCCGCCGATCGGTCCAGCGCTAGGTCAAGCAGGGGTTAACATCATGGCTTTCTGTAAAGAGTTCAACGCTCGTACTGCAGATCAAGCTGGTTTGATTATCCCGGTTGTAATCACTGTTTTTGAAGATCGCTCGTTCACTTTCGAAACGAAAACGCCGCCGGCTGCAGTACTTCTTCGCGTTGCTGCTAAGATTGCTAAAGGTTCCGGTGAGCCGAACAAGAAGAAAGTTGCGACGGTTAAGCGTTCGGTCGTTCGCGAGATCGCTGAACAAAAAATGCCTGACCTCAACGCAGCATCTGTGGAAGCAGCTATGCGCATGGTTGAAGGTACAGCACGCAGCATGGGCGTTGTCGTCGAAGACTAA
- the cysS gene encoding cysteine--tRNA ligase, with the protein MSLRIYNTLSREKELFTPQEPGKVKMYVCGPTVYDYIHIGNARPAIFFDVVRRYLESIGYDVTYIVNFTDVDDKLIRKAEQLGTTVPEVAERFIQAFKENIEGLRINPATMNPRVTDHIDEILALIQALVDGGHAYESGGDVYFRTSTFADYGKLSHQNMEELQLGIRIGVDERKESGQDFVLWKAAKPGEIKWDSPWGPGRPGWHIECSAMARKYLGDTLDIHGGGHDLQFPHHECEIAQSESVTGKPLANYWMHNGFININNEKMSKSLSNGITVQEILTRIKPAVIRYFMLSAHYRSPLNFSDETIEQAANSVERIANSVSNVKHRLSVAVSAPDEAELAALNARIGEIREQFNAKMNDDFNTPDAITAVFELVSETNLRLQRPVVSAEELKLLLDAFEAFDRVLGLLQAEEALLDADIDALIVQRTEARASKNWKRADEIRDQLSAMGIVLEDTPQGIRWRRK; encoded by the coding sequence ATGAGCCTGCGAATTTATAATACCCTGTCGCGCGAGAAGGAACTCTTCACGCCGCAAGAGCCGGGAAAAGTGAAAATGTACGTATGCGGTCCGACGGTGTACGACTATATCCATATCGGAAACGCCCGTCCGGCGATTTTCTTCGATGTGGTGCGCCGTTATTTGGAGTCGATCGGGTACGACGTTACTTATATCGTTAACTTTACCGACGTCGACGACAAGCTCATCCGTAAAGCCGAGCAGCTCGGCACGACGGTACCGGAAGTGGCGGAGCGGTTTATTCAGGCCTTTAAGGAAAATATCGAGGGACTGCGCATTAATCCGGCGACAATGAATCCGCGCGTAACCGACCATATCGATGAAATTCTCGCCTTGATCCAAGCCTTGGTTGACGGCGGCCATGCTTATGAAAGCGGCGGCGATGTGTATTTCCGCACGAGCACGTTTGCGGACTACGGCAAGCTGTCCCATCAGAACATGGAAGAGCTGCAGCTGGGCATCCGCATCGGCGTGGATGAACGGAAGGAAAGCGGCCAAGACTTTGTATTGTGGAAAGCGGCGAAGCCGGGAGAAATCAAATGGGATAGCCCTTGGGGACCGGGCCGTCCGGGCTGGCATATCGAATGCTCCGCGATGGCGCGCAAATATTTGGGCGATACGCTCGATATTCACGGCGGCGGCCATGATTTGCAGTTCCCGCACCACGAGTGCGAAATCGCCCAGTCCGAGTCGGTGACGGGCAAGCCGCTGGCGAACTATTGGATGCATAACGGCTTCATTAACATCAATAATGAAAAAATGTCCAAGTCACTCAGCAACGGCATAACGGTGCAGGAAATTTTGACCCGCATCAAGCCGGCCGTCATTCGTTACTTCATGCTGTCCGCGCACTACCGCAGCCCGCTGAATTTCAGCGACGAAACGATTGAGCAAGCGGCGAACAGCGTGGAGCGGATCGCGAATTCGGTGTCGAACGTGAAGCATCGGCTGTCCGTGGCGGTAAGCGCGCCGGACGAGGCGGAGCTGGCGGCGCTGAACGCGCGCATCGGCGAAATCCGCGAGCAGTTCAATGCGAAGATGAACGACGATTTCAATACGCCGGATGCCATTACGGCCGTGTTCGAGCTAGTGAGTGAGACGAATCTTCGCCTGCAGCGTCCGGTAGTTTCGGCGGAGGAGCTGAAGCTGCTTCTCGACGCATTCGAAGCATTCGATCGCGTGCTTGGATTGCTGCAAGCGGAAGAGGCGCTGCTTGATGCCGACATCGATGCGCTCATCGTTCAGCGCACGGAAGCCCGCGCGAGCAAGAACTGGAAGCGGGCGGACGAAATCCGCGACCAGCTGTCCGCGATGGGCATCGTGCTGGAGGATACGCCGCAAGGCATCCGGTGGCGCCGGAAATGA
- the rplL gene encoding 50S ribosomal protein L7/L12: MSKEQILEAIKGMNVLELNDLVKAIEEEFGVTAAAPVAMGGGAAAAVVEEQTEFDVILNNAGASKINVIKVVREITGLGLKEAKDLVDGAPKAVKEKVSKEDADAVKAKLEEAGASVEVK, translated from the coding sequence ATGAGTAAAGAGCAAATCTTGGAAGCCATTAAAGGCATGAACGTTCTGGAACTGAACGACCTGGTTAAAGCAATCGAAGAAGAATTCGGCGTAACGGCAGCAGCACCTGTAGCAATGGGCGGCGGTGCGGCAGCAGCTGTAGTTGAAGAGCAAACTGAGTTCGACGTAATCTTGAACAACGCTGGCGCTTCCAAAATCAACGTTATCAAAGTCGTTCGCGAAATCACAGGTCTTGGCCTGAAAGAAGCGAAAGACCTTGTTGACGGCGCTCCTAAAGCAGTAAAAGAAAAGGTGTCGAAAGAAGACGCTGATGCAGTAAAAGCTAAGCTTGAAGAAGCAGGCGCTTCCGTAGAAGTGAAGTAA
- the rplJ gene encoding 50S ribosomal protein L10 — MANAKIIQGKEAAVAEITAKLRESSSTVVADYRGLNVQQVTELRKQLREANVEFQVLKNSLVRRATANAELTELDAVLAGPTAVAFSKDDAVAPAKILADFAKKNDALKLKGGVVEGQVFNADQIKALADLPSREGLLSMLLSVLQAPMRNFALAVKAVAEKQEA, encoded by the coding sequence TTGGCAAACGCAAAAATCATTCAAGGTAAAGAAGCGGCTGTTGCAGAGATCACTGCGAAGCTTCGCGAGAGCTCGAGCACAGTTGTTGCTGATTACCGTGGTCTTAACGTTCAGCAAGTTACTGAGCTCCGTAAACAATTGCGCGAAGCTAACGTCGAGTTCCAAGTTCTGAAAAACTCGCTCGTTCGCCGTGCGACTGCTAACGCAGAACTGACTGAACTGGATGCCGTTCTTGCTGGTCCTACAGCTGTAGCGTTCAGTAAAGACGACGCAGTTGCTCCAGCCAAAATTTTGGCGGACTTCGCTAAGAAGAATGACGCACTTAAACTGAAGGGCGGCGTTGTTGAAGGTCAAGTCTTCAACGCGGACCAAATCAAAGCGCTGGCGGATCTTCCGTCCCGCGAAGGTTTGCTCTCCATGCTTCTCAGCGTGCTTCAAGCTCCAATGCGCAACTTTGCTCTTGCAGTTAAAGCTGTTGCAGAAAAACAAGAAGCTTAA
- a CDS encoding NYN domain-containing protein: MRRRDDVLLVDGYNMIGAWPMLSKLSDIDLEDARDRLLEMLADYQGFTGIKVIVVFDAHQVPGAGKTFKQHRITVVFTKEKETADACIERLASELRLRSRDIHVATSDMAEQAVTFGQGALRKSARELLIEIQQNRKAIERKVEQSSGVRNELDGNLSMDVRMKLERMRRGQM, encoded by the coding sequence ATGCGGCGGCGGGATGACGTTCTGCTGGTCGATGGCTATAACATGATCGGGGCTTGGCCGATGCTGTCCAAATTGAGCGATATCGATCTGGAGGATGCGCGCGATCGGCTGCTGGAAATGCTCGCGGACTATCAAGGCTTTACGGGGATAAAGGTCATTGTCGTGTTCGACGCCCATCAGGTGCCGGGAGCGGGCAAGACTTTTAAGCAGCACAGAATTACCGTCGTTTTTACGAAGGAGAAGGAAACGGCCGACGCCTGCATTGAACGCTTGGCGTCGGAGCTGCGGCTGCGCAGCCGCGACATTCACGTCGCTACTTCGGACATGGCCGAGCAGGCCGTGACCTTCGGACAGGGCGCGCTGCGCAAGTCCGCAAGGGAGCTGCTGATCGAAATTCAGCAGAACCGCAAAGCGATCGAGCGGAAGGTAGAGCAGAGCTCGGGCGTCCGGAACGAGCTCGACGGCAATTTGAGCATGGATGTGCGAATGAAGCTGGAGCGCATGCGCAGAGGTCAAATGTGA
- the gltX gene encoding glutamate--tRNA ligase, translating to MSEQIRVRYAPSPTGHLHIGNARTALFNYLFARNLGGKFIIRIEDTDVKRNVAGGEESQLTYLKWLGIDWDESVDVGGGYGPYRQTERLDIYREYWQELLDKGLAYKCYCTEEELEQEREEQTARGEMPRYSGRHRSLTEEQRSAFEAEGRIPSIRFRVPENKTYAFNDLVKGQISFESDGIGDFVIVKKDGIPTYNFAVALDDHLMAISHVLRGEDHISNTPRQLMIYEAFGWEPPVFGHMTLIVNESRKKLSKRDESIIQFIEQYDKLGYLPEAMFNFITLLGWSPEGEQEMFTREELIQVFNASRLSKSPAVFDTNKLSWMNNEYMKKAELPRVVEMCIPHLQGAGRLPEALSGSQHDWARDLVALYQEKLRFAADIVPLTELFFLPEAADEDDAKAVLAEEQVPVVLQAFLEQVKGMASFDVDSIKAAVKSVQQSTGFKGKQLFMPIRAALTGQTHGPDLNQTIALLGQAKVEQRLQGRLG from the coding sequence ATGTCAGAACAAATCAGGGTGCGGTATGCGCCGTCGCCTACAGGTCATCTCCACATCGGCAATGCCAGAACGGCCTTATTCAATTACTTGTTTGCGCGCAACTTAGGCGGCAAATTCATTATCCGGATCGAGGATACCGACGTGAAACGGAACGTGGCGGGCGGCGAAGAGAGCCAGCTTACCTACTTGAAGTGGCTCGGCATCGATTGGGATGAAAGCGTCGACGTCGGTGGAGGCTACGGCCCTTACCGCCAAACGGAGCGTTTGGATATTTACCGCGAGTACTGGCAGGAGCTGCTGGACAAAGGTCTCGCTTATAAGTGCTACTGCACGGAAGAAGAGCTGGAGCAAGAGCGCGAAGAGCAGACGGCGCGCGGGGAAATGCCGCGTTATTCCGGCAGACACCGCAGCCTGACCGAGGAGCAGCGTTCGGCGTTTGAAGCGGAAGGCCGCATTCCGAGCATCCGTTTCCGCGTGCCGGAGAACAAGACGTACGCGTTCAATGACCTCGTCAAAGGCCAAATCAGCTTTGAATCGGACGGCATCGGCGATTTCGTCATCGTGAAGAAGGACGGCATCCCGACCTATAACTTCGCGGTTGCGCTGGACGACCACTTGATGGCCATCAGCCACGTGCTGCGCGGCGAGGACCATATTTCCAATACCCCGCGCCAGCTTATGATCTACGAAGCGTTCGGCTGGGAGCCGCCGGTGTTCGGTCATATGACGCTGATCGTGAACGAGAGCCGCAAAAAGCTGAGCAAGCGCGACGAGTCGATTATCCAGTTTATCGAGCAGTACGATAAGCTCGGCTACTTGCCTGAAGCGATGTTCAACTTCATTACGCTGCTGGGCTGGTCGCCGGAGGGCGAGCAGGAGATGTTCACGCGCGAGGAATTGATTCAAGTGTTTAACGCAAGCCGCTTGAGCAAGAGCCCTGCCGTATTCGATACGAACAAGCTGAGCTGGATGAACAACGAATATATGAAGAAAGCCGAGCTGCCTCGCGTTGTCGAGATGTGCATTCCGCATCTGCAAGGAGCGGGACGGCTGCCTGAAGCGCTCAGCGGCAGCCAGCATGATTGGGCGCGCGATCTCGTCGCCCTGTATCAGGAAAAGCTGCGTTTCGCGGCGGACATCGTGCCGTTGACCGAGCTGTTCTTCCTGCCGGAAGCGGCGGACGAGGACGATGCGAAGGCGGTTCTGGCTGAAGAGCAAGTACCGGTCGTGCTGCAAGCGTTCCTTGAGCAGGTGAAAGGAATGGCGTCCTTCGATGTCGACTCGATTAAAGCGGCCGTCAAATCGGTGCAGCAATCGACGGGCTTCAAAGGCAAGCAGCTGTTCATGCCGATCCGCGCGGCGCTGACGGGCCAAACCCACGGGCCGGATCTCAACCAGACGATCGCTTTGCTCGGCCAAGCGAAAGTGGAGCAGCGGCTGCAGGGACGGTTGGGATAA
- the nusG gene encoding transcription termination/antitermination protein NusG, whose protein sequence is MEKRWYVVHTYSGYENKVKANLEKRVESMGMEDKIFRVLVPMEEEVVNKDGKKKTVMRKVYPGYVLVEMIQTDDSWYVVRNTPGVTGFVGSTGSGSKPTPLLPDEVEQILRHMGMEEPKPKIEFDLKETVRVKVGPFANFVGTVEEILLDKSKLKVHVNMFGRETPVELDYSQVEKV, encoded by the coding sequence ATGGAGAAAAGATGGTATGTTGTTCACACCTACTCAGGGTATGAGAACAAAGTAAAGGCAAACTTGGAGAAACGCGTTGAATCGATGGGCATGGAAGACAAGATTTTCCGTGTGCTTGTTCCGATGGAAGAAGAAGTGGTGAACAAAGACGGCAAGAAAAAAACCGTCATGCGTAAAGTTTATCCCGGCTACGTCCTTGTGGAAATGATTCAGACGGATGATTCCTGGTATGTCGTACGCAACACACCCGGCGTAACCGGATTTGTCGGATCGACCGGCTCGGGCTCGAAACCTACCCCGCTTTTGCCTGATGAAGTGGAACAGATTTTGCGCCATATGGGCATGGAAGAGCCGAAACCGAAGATTGAATTCGATCTGAAGGAAACGGTGCGTGTTAAAGTCGGGCCATTCGCTAATTTTGTCGGAACGGTGGAAGAAATTCTGCTCGACAAAAGCAAGCTGAAGGTGCATGTCAACATGTTTGGCAGAGAGACGCCGGTTGAACTGGACTACAGTCAAGTAGAGAAGGTTTAA
- the sigH gene encoding RNA polymerase sporulation sigma factor SigH yields the protein MSIDLRDWKTLDYDCKTDEDIVETVREGDGEALEYLINKYKNFVRAKARSYFLIGADREDIVQEGMIGLYKAIRDFKGDKLASFKAFAELCITRQIITAIKTATRQKHIPLNSYVSLDKPIYDEDSDRTLLDVICGTRVSDPEELIINQEEFVGLEDKMSEILSDLERKVLMLYLDGRSYQEIAVDLDRHVKSIDNALQRVKRKLERYLELRDIGT from the coding sequence GTGAGCATCGACCTCAGAGATTGGAAAACGCTGGACTATGACTGCAAAACGGACGAAGACATTGTCGAGACGGTTCGCGAGGGTGACGGCGAAGCGCTGGAATATTTGATTAATAAATACAAGAACTTTGTCCGAGCCAAAGCGCGTTCCTACTTCCTGATCGGGGCCGACCGCGAAGATATCGTCCAAGAAGGCATGATAGGCCTTTACAAGGCGATAAGAGATTTTAAGGGCGATAAGCTTGCGTCGTTCAAGGCGTTTGCCGAGCTGTGCATCACCCGGCAAATTATTACGGCCATCAAGACGGCGACGCGCCAGAAGCATATCCCGCTCAACTCTTATGTTTCGCTGGACAAGCCGATCTATGACGAGGATTCGGACCGCACGCTTCTTGATGTCATCTGCGGAACGAGAGTGTCGGATCCGGAAGAGCTGATTATTAATCAAGAAGAGTTTGTCGGCCTCGAAGATAAGATGTCCGAAATTCTAAGCGATTTGGAGCGCAAGGTGCTCATGCTTTATTTGGACGGCAGATCTTATCAAGAGATCGCGGTGGATTTGGATCGTCATGTAAAATCGATCGACAATGCGCTGCAAAGGGTCAAACGGAAGCTCGAACGCTATTTGGAGCTGCGCGATATTGGAACTTAG
- the secE gene encoding preprotein translocase subunit SecE, giving the protein MAFLAKLKQSFGSTFSFFTDSFAELKKVRWPSRKELTSYTLVVFFTIIAVTIYFWVLDIGISALVELIV; this is encoded by the coding sequence GTGGCATTTTTAGCTAAACTGAAGCAGAGCTTCGGGTCGACTTTTTCCTTCTTCACCGACAGCTTCGCGGAACTGAAGAAAGTCCGCTGGCCGAGCCGCAAGGAATTGACAAGCTATACACTCGTGGTGTTTTTTACGATTATAGCGGTAACAATTTACTTCTGGGTTCTTGACATCGGGATTTCCGCATTGGTCGAACTGATTGTTTAA
- a CDS encoding Mini-ribonuclease 3, translating to MNPIVLAYIGDAVFEVLVRQYLISQPTHKPHHLHRQATQFVSAKAQRMLLEKWQPHLTEQEADIVRRGRNAKSGSMPKNADPADYQQATALECLIGHLYYNKRIDRLRELMAIAFDES from the coding sequence ATGAATCCGATCGTGCTGGCTTATATCGGCGATGCGGTGTTCGAGGTATTGGTGAGACAATACCTCATCTCGCAGCCAACCCATAAGCCGCACCACCTGCATCGCCAGGCGACGCAATTCGTATCGGCGAAGGCGCAGCGCATGCTGCTGGAGAAGTGGCAGCCGCACCTGACGGAGCAAGAAGCGGATATCGTCAGGCGCGGAAGGAACGCCAAATCCGGCTCCATGCCGAAAAACGCGGATCCCGCCGATTACCAGCAGGCGACGGCGCTGGAGTGCTTGATCGGACATTTATACTACAACAAGCGGATCGATCGGCTTCGCGAGCTGATGGCGATCGCTTTCGACGAGTCATAG
- the rpmG gene encoding 50S ribosomal protein L33, which yields MRVIITLACTNCKQRNYASSKNKRNHPDRIEMKKFCKYCNEHTPHRETR from the coding sequence ATGCGGGTAATTATTACGTTGGCTTGCACAAACTGCAAACAAAGAAACTATGCTTCGAGCAAGAACAAGCGGAATCACCCCGACCGTATTGAGATGAAGAAGTTTTGCAAGTATTGTAACGAGCATACTCCTCATCGCGAAACTCGATAG
- the epsC gene encoding serine O-acetyltransferase EpsC: MFRSLLSDIETILENDPAARNKLEVIFTYSGLHAIWSHRIAHALYKRKWFTLARVISQTSRFFTGIEIHPGATIGQKLFIDHGMGVVIGETCEIGDNVVVYQGVTLGGTGKEKGKRHPTIGNNVVIASGAKVLGSFKVGDNVNIGANSVVLREVPPNSTVVGIPGRVVKRNGARVGDRLNHAQLPDPVIEMLRAMQKEVSDLRIELEQERRRQRVLEEKRENEPANL; this comes from the coding sequence ATGTTTCGAAGCTTGTTATCCGATATTGAAACCATCCTGGAGAATGACCCTGCCGCACGCAATAAGCTTGAGGTGATTTTCACCTATTCCGGCTTGCATGCGATCTGGTCACATCGCATCGCGCATGCGCTGTATAAGCGCAAATGGTTTACGCTGGCCCGCGTCATTTCGCAGACGAGCCGGTTTTTTACGGGTATCGAAATCCATCCGGGCGCGACAATTGGGCAAAAGCTGTTCATTGACCACGGCATGGGCGTCGTCATCGGCGAAACCTGCGAAATCGGCGACAATGTCGTCGTCTATCAAGGGGTTACGCTTGGCGGAACCGGCAAGGAGAAAGGAAAACGACACCCGACGATCGGCAACAATGTCGTTATCGCTTCGGGGGCCAAAGTTCTAGGCTCCTTCAAGGTTGGAGACAATGTGAATATCGGCGCCAACTCCGTCGTGCTGCGGGAGGTACCGCCGAACAGTACGGTGGTCGGCATTCCCGGCCGCGTGGTTAAGCGCAACGGCGCGCGGGTCGGCGATCGCCTTAACCACGCTCAGCTGCCCGACCCGGTCATCGAAATGCTGCGGGCGATGCAGAAGGAAGTGTCCGATTTAAGAATAGAGCTGGAGCAAGAACGACGCAGACAGCGAGTGCTGGAGGAGAAACGAGAAAATGAGCCTGCGAATTTATAA
- the rlmB gene encoding 23S rRNA (guanosine(2251)-2'-O)-methyltransferase RlmB, protein MREHEEESQEWIAGKHPVMEALRSGREINKIWVAEQAQKAAQPIMLEAKKAGVIVQVVDKRKLDQMVEGVPHQGVIAQAAAYRYYEVEELLARAKESGEMPFFLLLDEIEDPHNLGSILRTAECTGVHGVIIPKRRSASLTATVSKTSAGAVEYVPVARITNMAQTIDKLKEAGVWVAGADVGAKQDVYASSTKFDMPLAIVIGNEAKGIGRLVREKCDFLIKLPMNGQLNSLNASVAAGVLMYEVLRQRLALTR, encoded by the coding sequence ATGCGCGAGCATGAGGAAGAATCGCAAGAGTGGATTGCAGGGAAGCATCCGGTTATGGAGGCGCTGCGCTCCGGGCGTGAAATCAATAAAATATGGGTAGCCGAGCAAGCACAGAAGGCGGCCCAGCCGATTATGCTGGAAGCCAAGAAAGCGGGGGTTATCGTACAGGTCGTAGATAAGCGGAAGCTGGACCAAATGGTGGAGGGCGTTCCTCACCAAGGCGTCATTGCGCAAGCGGCGGCCTACCGGTATTACGAAGTCGAAGAGCTGCTGGCACGGGCCAAGGAAAGCGGAGAAATGCCGTTCTTCCTGCTGCTGGATGAGATCGAGGATCCGCATAACCTGGGTTCCATACTGCGGACGGCGGAATGCACCGGCGTGCACGGCGTCATTATTCCGAAGCGCCGGTCTGCCTCGCTGACGGCGACCGTATCGAAGACATCGGCGGGCGCCGTGGAATATGTACCGGTTGCCCGGATTACGAATATGGCGCAAACGATCGACAAGCTGAAGGAAGCGGGCGTTTGGGTGGCCGGTGCGGACGTTGGCGCGAAGCAGGACGTGTACGCTTCGTCCACCAAGTTCGACATGCCGCTTGCAATCGTGATCGGCAATGAAGCCAAAGGGATCGGAAGACTCGTTCGCGAAAAATGCGATTTTCTGATCAAGCTTCCGATGAACGGTCAATTGAATTCCCTGAATGCCTCGGTAGCGGCAGGCGTGCTTATGTATGAAGTGCTGCGGCAGCGTCTTGCCCTTACGCGGTAA
- a CDS encoding class I SAM-dependent methyltransferase: MSDHYYTRTPNTAHDRHLLETELRGHKLRFVTDSGVFSKTGVDFGSRVLLDALELVDNAKVLDVGCGYGPMGITAAKLAPNGQVTMIDVNERAVALAAENVKLNGIANAAVLQSDVYEQVKGRSFDTIITNPPIRAGKDVVHRIFEEGAELLAPGGSMWVVIQKKQGAPSAAAKLEAVFGNVEEVTKEKGYRILRAWKEA; encoded by the coding sequence ATGTCAGACCATTACTACACAAGAACGCCTAATACCGCACATGATCGGCATCTGCTTGAAACCGAGCTTCGCGGCCACAAGCTGCGGTTTGTGACGGATTCGGGCGTTTTCTCCAAAACAGGCGTCGATTTTGGCAGCAGAGTGCTTCTCGATGCGCTTGAACTTGTCGACAATGCCAAGGTGCTAGATGTCGGCTGCGGATATGGACCGATGGGGATTACGGCGGCTAAGCTGGCGCCGAATGGCCAGGTGACGATGATCGATGTCAATGAACGTGCGGTGGCGCTTGCCGCCGAGAACGTGAAATTGAACGGCATCGCGAATGCGGCCGTCCTGCAAAGCGACGTTTATGAGCAGGTGAAGGGGCGATCCTTCGATACGATTATTACGAATCCGCCAATTCGGGCAGGCAAAGACGTGGTCCATCGGATTTTTGAAGAGGGAGCCGAATTGCTGGCGCCGGGCGGTTCCATGTGGGTTGTTATTCAGAAGAAGCAGGGCGCGCCGTCTGCTGCGGCGAAGCTCGAAGCGGTATTTGGTAACGTAGAAGAGGTAACGAAAGAGAAGGGGTATCGCATTTTAAGGGCGTGGAAGGAAGCCTAG
- the rplA gene encoding 50S ribosomal protein L1, with amino-acid sequence MAKHGKKYLEAAKLIDAEATYESQEAIELVKKAATAKFDETVEVAVRLGVDPKKQDQAVRGVVVLPHGTGKTKRVLVFAKGDKAKEAEAAGADYVGDADVIAKIQQGWFEFDVCVATPDMMAEVGKLGRILGGKGLMPNPKAGTVTFDVTKAVQEIKAGKIEYRLDRAGQIHAPIGKVSFDTEKLNDNLKALIDALNRAKPAAAKGVYLKNISVSSTMGPGARLNAASFR; translated from the coding sequence ATGGCTAAGCACGGTAAAAAATATCTTGAAGCTGCAAAGCTGATTGATGCTGAAGCAACTTACGAGTCTCAAGAAGCTATTGAGCTCGTTAAGAAAGCCGCTACGGCAAAGTTCGACGAAACGGTTGAAGTTGCTGTGCGTTTGGGCGTAGACCCTAAGAAACAAGACCAAGCTGTTCGTGGCGTAGTTGTACTTCCTCACGGCACTGGTAAAACAAAACGCGTTCTCGTTTTTGCAAAAGGCGACAAAGCCAAAGAAGCAGAAGCAGCAGGCGCGGATTATGTTGGCGATGCTGACGTAATCGCTAAAATCCAACAAGGCTGGTTCGAGTTCGACGTTTGCGTTGCGACTCCGGACATGATGGCTGAAGTTGGTAAACTCGGCCGTATCCTCGGCGGTAAAGGCCTTATGCCTAACCCTAAAGCGGGTACAGTAACGTTTGACGTTACGAAAGCCGTACAAGAAATCAAGGCTGGTAAGATTGAATACCGTCTTGACCGTGCAGGTCAAATCCACGCACCAATCGGTAAAGTATCGTTCGACACTGAAAAGCTGAACGACAACTTGAAAGCACTGATCGATGCGCTCAACCGTGCAAAACCGGCTGCAGCTAAAGGGGTTTACCTGAAAAACATTTCCGTTTCCTCGACGATGGGTCCAGGCGCTCGTTTGAACGCCGCTTCGTTCCGCTAA
- the ispF gene encoding 2-C-methyl-D-erythritol 2,4-cyclodiphosphate synthase, which yields MIRVGNGFDVHQLVEGRPCIIGGVTIPYERGLLGHSDADVLLHAISDAVLGALGLGDIGKHFPDTDPAFKDADSLKLLQHIWGLAKERGYKLGNVDSTIIAQKPKMLPYIPQMIEVIAGALEAEDSSQVNVKATTTEQLGFTGRGEGIAAQSVVCLVKVVL from the coding sequence ATGATTCGGGTAGGCAATGGCTTTGATGTGCATCAATTGGTGGAGGGTCGCCCATGCATTATCGGCGGGGTGACGATTCCATACGAACGCGGACTGCTCGGTCACTCCGACGCGGACGTGCTGTTGCATGCGATCAGCGATGCGGTACTGGGCGCGCTTGGGCTCGGCGATATCGGCAAACATTTTCCGGATACGGATCCGGCCTTCAAGGATGCGGACAGCTTGAAGCTGCTGCAGCATATTTGGGGGCTCGCGAAGGAGCGCGGCTATAAGCTCGGCAACGTCGATTCGACGATCATCGCGCAGAAGCCGAAGATGCTGCCGTATATCCCGCAAATGATCGAGGTTATCGCAGGCGCGCTTGAAGCGGAAGATTCCTCGCAGGTGAACGTGAAAGCGACGACGACCGAGCAGCTCGGCTTTACCGGCCGCGGCGAGGGGATTGCGGCGCAATCGGTTGTCTGCCTCGTAAAAGTTGTGCTATGA